TGTTTTTCAACGCTTTATAGGCACCAACATAAAACTGCTTCCCAATCCAAAATTGAACCGGCGTTGCCAGTGCGAATTGGAACCAAGGATTCATGAAAATATCTGGTAGTGGGATAAACGACGTGAACTCAAAATGCGTCACCATCGCGAGTAATAATGGGAATGAAAAAATCGCAGCAATTATAAATTTTCGTTTTTGCTCACGAATTGCTTCGACTCGATGATCGACTGATTCACCGTCTTCCCGTTTAATGGTTGCCCCGTATCCGACATCTTCAATTTTTCGCACTATATCTTGATCGGACATTGCACTTGGGTAGTATTCAACCAACGCTTTTTCGAGTGCTAAATTTACTGTCGCTTTTGCTACACCTGGTTGTTTGTTTAACGTTTTCTCAATTCGTGTCGCACACGTGGCACACGTCATACCTGTAATATCCATTTCCAACTTATCGAGTTTTGTATCATATCCTAAATCTTGAATCTTTGCTTGAAAGTCAAACGGATTTACTTTTTCTGCGTCAAATTGGATGGTCGCACGCTCTAACGCTAAATTAACATTGGCAGATTCAACACCATCCATTTTTGCCAAGCCCTTTTCAATTCGATTGGCACAAGCAGAACATGTCATCCCAATTACATCTAACGTTACTTCTGATTCTTTTGTCATCGTTTTACCTCCAATACCTATATGGGGTATATTTTATTCCAAGAAATTCTCCGTTTGCACATGCAACACGGAGATTATTTTTTCATTAGCTTTTGTATCGTAATCAGTACTTCATCTAAAACTTCTTCATCGCCTTGTTTAATACGGTCCACAACACACGATTTTAAATGTCCATCCAGTAAAATCTTTGCCACACTATTTAGCGCAGACTGCGTTGCAGAAATTTGGGTAATGACATCATCACAATACGTATCCCGTTCGATTAGACCTTTAATTCCGCGAATCTGACCCTCAATACGATTCAATCTCGTCACCAAATTCTTCTTCGTTTCATGTGAATGGTGACTCGTTCTAACTCCATCATTCGGTAATTCCACCGTAATTAACTCTTCCACCTGTTCTTTCGCCATCTTTTTCACCTCGACTATCCTACTTTTCTTCTTGTACATAAAAATAACATACCCATATGGGGTATGTAAAATTTTATGTTATTAAAATAATGGGAAAAGTATTTATTGTATTCCTGAGCAGGGTATAAGTGTGAATAGCAACCGATAACCTGAGTTTACTTTATTAAATTTCTATTTACTTTAAGTCTAAATTAAACTTGATTCCATATCTTTTTCCTTGCCTAATATGTTTTAATTGCCTTCACAGAAAAGATGTCGATAGATATTCTCGATAAATTCCTTCGCAAGCATATCAGCCGTGGTGTTCTCAGATCTGTTCGGAACATTTTTTGCAGCTATGGCGTAAATATATTGTTCACCGGCATAGTTTCCTATAAATCCAATATTAAGTAAAGCTTGTTCCAATCCTCCTGTCATGTGACTGATTAAATGACTTGGCACAATTCCATTCTCTCCTCGTTGTCTAACAAGCCCACGAATTATAGGACTCCATCGAAATGGATTTCTCTCATAACCGCTTCGAATTTGGTTCATCATGGCGAATAAATCCTCTACCGTTCCGATATTTTTATCATCTCGCGGATTTTCCGTTACATGCATCGATGGAAATTTCTCCGATATTAACCGATTGATTTTCTCCCACCCTCCAGCACACGTAACAATTAGCTTTGCCACAATGCTATCGTGACAAGCAATCATGACTTCTATTGCTTCACCCAATTGAATGGAGCTTCTTCCTATTAAGTGTGGATAAAGTTCGTTGCTGTCTTCTTTAGGATCAAATAAAACGTCGTCTAGTTTGTCTTCCCACGATAGATGTTGCGCTTCCACCAATTTCGTCACAGCATAAGCAATGGCTACTTTTGCAGCCGAAGCGAGAGGCATTACTTCATTCGTTTGAAACGAGTGAAGGTTTTGGTTCCCTCTTACCGAAGCGATGGCATAAGCAAATACCCCTTCGTTTGTTTCGTCTATTTTACTTAAAATTTCTAGCAACTTTCCTCTTCCCCTTTCATGAACCTTTTCAACTTACATATCGTCAAAATGAATGCTATTTATCGATAATCAATTAATATGTATTGAAAATCATTATATATGTGAAGTTTTTCATTTTAAAAGCACCGTAAATCATTTTTTACTAAAGGAGTGCATTATGAAACAGGCAATCATACAGCTATGGCATTTTGGTTGGATGCAAGCAAAGGCCTGCATCTTTCCAGTGATCATTTTCGCCACCCTCGCGTTAACCCAATGGATAGAACTTCCCTTTCTTCCAAGGTACGACTGGATTCTACTGATATGTTTAGCTGTTCAAGTCGGTATGGTGTACTCTGGCCTCGAATCTCGAGATGAACTAAAAGTCATCACACTCTTTCATCTCATTGGACTGGCACTTGAATTATTTAAAGTGCATATGGGTTCATGGTCTTACCCGAACGAAGGCTACACAAAATTTTTCGGCGTTCCATTGTATAGCGGATTTATGTATGCCAGTGTAGCGAGTTATTTATGCCAAGCGTGGAATCGTATGAACGTGCAGCTTCTAAAATGGCCACCTTATTACGTAGTAGTTCCACTCACAGCAGCCATCTACTTGAACTTCTTCTGGCATCATTTTTGGTTAGACATTCGGTGGATATTGAGCACAGCGGTTCTTATTGTTTTCTGGAAAACAATTGTCACGTATCGAGTAAATGGCATTCGGTATCGAATGCCGCTAACTTTATCCTTTTTCCTCATCGGTTTTTTCATCTGGATAGCGGAAAATATTGCTACGTATTTTGGTGCATGGCAATATCCCGATCAAGTGGATGCATGGAGCCTCGTTCATTTAGGAAAAGTAAGTTCATGGTTGTTACTTGTGATTGTCAGTTTTCTAATTGTAGCTACGTTAAAACGAGTAAAGCATACGCTGCAACACGAGACATAAATTGCAGCGTATGTACTAAATAGACAAGCTCGAACAGTCCCTTTTGAGTTGTTTTCTTGGACTATTAGATAAACCTATTAATTCTACCGAGGTTATTCTCGTTCCCATTCATATCGTATATCTGGCAAGTTTTCTTCGTTCTCGGTTCCGCGCGCCATAATCCGAAATCCATTTTTTTCATAGAATTGCTGAGCGAGCGTATTCACTTCAAACGTATATAAGCTTAACGTTCCTGACGAGTTGTTTTTCGCCTCCTTTAACAACATTTGCCCGATGCCAAGCCCTTGATATGCTGGATCAATATATAACTGGCTAACTTCCTCCTCGTTATAGGCAATCATTCCAATGACTGATTCTTCATCTAAAACAACCTTCACTTGATACTGCTTCGTCAATACATCATTCAAAAACTGCAGATGATTTTCTACACTATGTATTTCTTTCTGTCCAATTGCTTTTTCCTTCGACAGTC
The Paenisporosarcina cavernae genome window above contains:
- a CDS encoding serine hydrolase gives rise to the protein MLEILSKIDETNEGVFAYAIASVRGNQNLHSFQTNEVMPLASAAKVAIAYAVTKLVEAQHLSWEDKLDDVLFDPKEDSNELYPHLIGRSSIQLGEAIEVMIACHDSIVAKLIVTCAGGWEKINRLISEKFPSMHVTENPRDDKNIGTVEDLFAMMNQIRSGYERNPFRWSPIIRGLVRQRGENGIVPSHLISHMTGGLEQALLNIGFIGNYAGEQYIYAIAAKNVPNRSENTTADMLAKEFIENIYRHLFCEGN
- a CDS encoding GNAT family N-acetyltransferase; translated protein: MANHQYKTVNFEPRYAFETVNMWRLSKEKAIGQKEIHSVENHLQFLNDVLTKQYQVKVVLDEESVIGMIAYNEEEVSQLYIDPAYQGLGIGQMLLKEAKNNSSGTLSLYTFEVNTLAQQFYEKNGFRIMARGTENEENLPDIRYEWERE
- a CDS encoding metal-sensitive transcriptional regulator, with protein sequence MAKEQVEELITVELPNDGVRTSHHSHETKKNLVTRLNRIEGQIRGIKGLIERDTYCDDVITQISATQSALNSVAKILLDGHLKSCVVDRIKQGDEEVLDEVLITIQKLMKK
- a CDS encoding DUF817 domain-containing protein — translated: MKQAIIQLWHFGWMQAKACIFPVIIFATLALTQWIELPFLPRYDWILLICLAVQVGMVYSGLESRDELKVITLFHLIGLALELFKVHMGSWSYPNEGYTKFFGVPLYSGFMYASVASYLCQAWNRMNVQLLKWPPYYVVVPLTAAIYLNFFWHHFWLDIRWILSTAVLIVFWKTIVTYRVNGIRYRMPLTLSFFLIGFFIWIAENIATYFGAWQYPDQVDAWSLVHLGKVSSWLLLVIVSFLIVATLKRVKHTLQHET